In Euwallacea fornicatus isolate EFF26 chromosome 2, ASM4011564v1, whole genome shotgun sequence, one genomic interval encodes:
- the LOC136348960 gene encoding E3 ubiquitin-protein ligase Siah1-like isoform X7 — protein sequence MAINMNTFDVRRLIPPKVAYPLTENDSRLERHISKEFECPVCFNYIIPPIMMCINSHVICFDCWRRCISCPTCRYTLVKKSITRAWALERIHSLIAFPCKWEGCPYIASGPGRILHVNACRFYPTTCPLGNSYECSWKGIIGSLPEHLLQRHQKNVFLKSGITLRAASFTCSEKQEYTMVFIVNENIFKFYWSYNLQISTKVKFGMMFIGS from the exons ATGGCAATCAATATGAACACTTTCGATGTAAGGCGGCTAATTCCTCCAAAA GTAGCTTATCCTTTAACAGAAAATGACAGCAGACTGGAAAGACACATATCAAAAGAATTCGAGTGTCCCGTATGTTTCAACTACATAATCCCcccaataatgatgtgtatCAACAGCCACGTAATTTGTTTCGATTGCTGGAGAAGGTGTATAAGTTGTCCGACTTGCCGGTACACCCT agTCAAAAAATCGATAACAAGAGCTTGGGCCCTGGAAAGAATCCACTCCCTTATAGCCTTTCCCTGCAAATGGGAGGGGTGCCCCTATATTGCCAGCGGCCCTGGTAGAATTTTGCACGTAAATGCGTGTAGGTTTTACCCCACAACCTGTCCATTGGGGAACAGCTATGAGTGTTCCTGGAAGGGTATAATAGGGTCCCTTCCAGAGCATTTACTACAGCGGCACCAAAAGAACGTTTTCTTAAAGTCAGGCATCACTTTAAGAGCTGCGTCCTTTACTTGCAGTGAAAAGCAGGAATATACTATGGTTTTCATTGTAAATG AgaacatcttcaaattctacTGGAGCTACAACCTACAAATCTCGACAAAAGTCAAATTCGGAATGATGTTCATTG GAAGTTGA
- the LOC136348960 gene encoding uncharacterized protein isoform X2: MAINMNTFDVRRLIPPKVAYPLTENDSRLERHISKEFECPVCFNYIIPPIMMCINSHVICFDCWRRCISCPTCRVKKSITRAWALERIHSLIAFPCKWEGCPYIASGPGRILHVNACRFYPTTCPLGNSYECSWKGIIGSLPEHLLQRHQKNVFLKSGITLRAASFTCSEKQEYTMVFIVNVKTKFVCIYVSAHIWKCMTCPLENIFKFYWSYNLQISTKVKFGMMFIGNGNRILSHTFTVIFAKQFPISQNCRKLKVMKSRVKRSEFEPFDAPQNSAGSPSFDVEYEELVSFCQGNHLDYQVIIEASSFEHTTSCNVI; this comes from the exons ATGGCAATCAATATGAACACTTTCGATGTAAGGCGGCTAATTCCTCCAAAA GTAGCTTATCCTTTAACAGAAAATGACAGCAGACTGGAAAGACACATATCAAAAGAATTCGAGTGTCCCGTATGTTTCAACTACATAATCCCcccaataatgatgtgtatCAACAGCCACGTAATTTGTTTCGATTGCTGGAGAAGGTGTATAAGTTGTCCGACTTGCCG agTCAAAAAATCGATAACAAGAGCTTGGGCCCTGGAAAGAATCCACTCCCTTATAGCCTTTCCCTGCAAATGGGAGGGGTGCCCCTATATTGCCAGCGGCCCTGGTAGAATTTTGCACGTAAATGCGTGTAGGTTTTACCCCACAACCTGTCCATTGGGGAACAGCTATGAGTGTTCCTGGAAGGGTATAATAGGGTCCCTTCCAGAGCATTTACTACAGCGGCACCAAAAGAACGTTTTCTTAAAGTCAGGCATCACTTTAAGAGCTGCGTCCTTTACTTGCAGTGAAAAGCAGGAATATACTATGGTTTTCATTGTAAATG ttaaaaccaaatttgtgtGTATTTATGTTAGTGCTCACATATGGAAGTGTATGACTTGTCCTTTAGAgaacatcttcaaattctacTGGAGCTACAACCTACAAATCTCGACAAAAGTCAAATTCGGAATGATGTTCATTGGTAATGGAAACCGAATTCTTTCGCACACATTCACTGTAATTTTCGCCAAGCAGTTTCCAATATCACAAAATTGCAGGAAGTTGAAAGTGATGAAATCTCGAGTGAAAAGGTCGGAGTTTGAGCCTTTTGATGCGCCACAAAATTCTGCGGGAAGTCCCAGTTTCGACGTTGAATATGAGgaattggtgagtttttgcCAAGGGAACCATTTGGACTATCAAGTTATCATTGAGGCTAGTTCCTTCGAACATACCACTAGTTGTAACGTTATCTAa
- the LOC136348960 gene encoding uncharacterized protein isoform X1: protein MAINMNTFDVRRLIPPKVAYPLTENDSRLERHISKEFECPVCFNYIIPPIMMCINSHVICFDCWRRCISCPTCRYTLVKKSITRAWALERIHSLIAFPCKWEGCPYIASGPGRILHVNACRFYPTTCPLGNSYECSWKGIIGSLPEHLLQRHQKNVFLKSGITLRAASFTCSEKQEYTMVFIVNVKTKFVCIYVSAHIWKCMTCPLENIFKFYWSYNLQISTKVKFGMMFIGNGNRILSHTFTVIFAKQFPISQNCRKLKVMKSRVKRSEFEPFDAPQNSAGSPSFDVEYEELVSFCQGNHLDYQVIIEASSFEHTTSCNVI from the exons ATGGCAATCAATATGAACACTTTCGATGTAAGGCGGCTAATTCCTCCAAAA GTAGCTTATCCTTTAACAGAAAATGACAGCAGACTGGAAAGACACATATCAAAAGAATTCGAGTGTCCCGTATGTTTCAACTACATAATCCCcccaataatgatgtgtatCAACAGCCACGTAATTTGTTTCGATTGCTGGAGAAGGTGTATAAGTTGTCCGACTTGCCGGTACACCCT agTCAAAAAATCGATAACAAGAGCTTGGGCCCTGGAAAGAATCCACTCCCTTATAGCCTTTCCCTGCAAATGGGAGGGGTGCCCCTATATTGCCAGCGGCCCTGGTAGAATTTTGCACGTAAATGCGTGTAGGTTTTACCCCACAACCTGTCCATTGGGGAACAGCTATGAGTGTTCCTGGAAGGGTATAATAGGGTCCCTTCCAGAGCATTTACTACAGCGGCACCAAAAGAACGTTTTCTTAAAGTCAGGCATCACTTTAAGAGCTGCGTCCTTTACTTGCAGTGAAAAGCAGGAATATACTATGGTTTTCATTGTAAATG ttaaaaccaaatttgtgtGTATTTATGTTAGTGCTCACATATGGAAGTGTATGACTTGTCCTTTAGAgaacatcttcaaattctacTGGAGCTACAACCTACAAATCTCGACAAAAGTCAAATTCGGAATGATGTTCATTGGTAATGGAAACCGAATTCTTTCGCACACATTCACTGTAATTTTCGCCAAGCAGTTTCCAATATCACAAAATTGCAGGAAGTTGAAAGTGATGAAATCTCGAGTGAAAAGGTCGGAGTTTGAGCCTTTTGATGCGCCACAAAATTCTGCGGGAAGTCCCAGTTTCGACGTTGAATATGAGgaattggtgagtttttgcCAAGGGAACCATTTGGACTATCAAGTTATCATTGAGGCTAGTTCCTTCGAACATACCACTAGTTGTAACGTTATCTAa
- the LOC136348960 gene encoding E3 ubiquitin-protein ligase Siah1-like isoform X6: protein MAINMNTFDVRRLIPPKVAYPLTENDSRLERHISKEFECPVCFNYIIPPIMMCINSHVICFDCWRRCISCPTCRYTLVKKSITRAWALERIHSLIAFPCKWEGCPYIASGPGRILHVNACRFYPTTCPLGNSYECSWKGIIGSLPEHLLQRHQKNVFLKSGITLRAASFTCSEKQEYTMVFIVNVKTKFVCIYVSAHIWKCMTCPLENIFKFYWSYNLQISTKVKFGMMFIGS from the exons ATGGCAATCAATATGAACACTTTCGATGTAAGGCGGCTAATTCCTCCAAAA GTAGCTTATCCTTTAACAGAAAATGACAGCAGACTGGAAAGACACATATCAAAAGAATTCGAGTGTCCCGTATGTTTCAACTACATAATCCCcccaataatgatgtgtatCAACAGCCACGTAATTTGTTTCGATTGCTGGAGAAGGTGTATAAGTTGTCCGACTTGCCGGTACACCCT agTCAAAAAATCGATAACAAGAGCTTGGGCCCTGGAAAGAATCCACTCCCTTATAGCCTTTCCCTGCAAATGGGAGGGGTGCCCCTATATTGCCAGCGGCCCTGGTAGAATTTTGCACGTAAATGCGTGTAGGTTTTACCCCACAACCTGTCCATTGGGGAACAGCTATGAGTGTTCCTGGAAGGGTATAATAGGGTCCCTTCCAGAGCATTTACTACAGCGGCACCAAAAGAACGTTTTCTTAAAGTCAGGCATCACTTTAAGAGCTGCGTCCTTTACTTGCAGTGAAAAGCAGGAATATACTATGGTTTTCATTGTAAATG ttaaaaccaaatttgtgtGTATTTATGTTAGTGCTCACATATGGAAGTGTATGACTTGTCCTTTAGAgaacatcttcaaattctacTGGAGCTACAACCTACAAATCTCGACAAAAGTCAAATTCGGAATGATGTTCATTG GAAGTTGA
- the LOC136348960 gene encoding E3 ubiquitin-protein ligase siah2-like isoform X3, whose product MAINMNTFDVRRLIPPKVAYPLTENDSRLERHISKEFECPVCFNYIIPPIMMCINSHVICFDCWRRCISCPTCRYTLVKKSITRAWALERIHSLIAFPCKWEGCPYIASGPGRILHVNACRFYPTTCPLGNSYECSWKGIIGSLPEHLLQRHQKNVFLKSGITLRAASFTCSEKQEYTMVFIVNENIFKFYWSYNLQISTKVKFGMMFIGNGNRILSHTFTVIFAKQFPISQNCRKLKVMKSRVKRSEFEPFDAPQNSAGSPSFDVEYEELVSFCQGNHLDYQVIIEASSFEHTTSCNVI is encoded by the exons ATGGCAATCAATATGAACACTTTCGATGTAAGGCGGCTAATTCCTCCAAAA GTAGCTTATCCTTTAACAGAAAATGACAGCAGACTGGAAAGACACATATCAAAAGAATTCGAGTGTCCCGTATGTTTCAACTACATAATCCCcccaataatgatgtgtatCAACAGCCACGTAATTTGTTTCGATTGCTGGAGAAGGTGTATAAGTTGTCCGACTTGCCGGTACACCCT agTCAAAAAATCGATAACAAGAGCTTGGGCCCTGGAAAGAATCCACTCCCTTATAGCCTTTCCCTGCAAATGGGAGGGGTGCCCCTATATTGCCAGCGGCCCTGGTAGAATTTTGCACGTAAATGCGTGTAGGTTTTACCCCACAACCTGTCCATTGGGGAACAGCTATGAGTGTTCCTGGAAGGGTATAATAGGGTCCCTTCCAGAGCATTTACTACAGCGGCACCAAAAGAACGTTTTCTTAAAGTCAGGCATCACTTTAAGAGCTGCGTCCTTTACTTGCAGTGAAAAGCAGGAATATACTATGGTTTTCATTGTAAATG AgaacatcttcaaattctacTGGAGCTACAACCTACAAATCTCGACAAAAGTCAAATTCGGAATGATGTTCATTGGTAATGGAAACCGAATTCTTTCGCACACATTCACTGTAATTTTCGCCAAGCAGTTTCCAATATCACAAAATTGCAGGAAGTTGAAAGTGATGAAATCTCGAGTGAAAAGGTCGGAGTTTGAGCCTTTTGATGCGCCACAAAATTCTGCGGGAAGTCCCAGTTTCGACGTTGAATATGAGgaattggtgagtttttgcCAAGGGAACCATTTGGACTATCAAGTTATCATTGAGGCTAGTTCCTTCGAACATACCACTAGTTGTAACGTTATCTAa
- the LOC136348960 gene encoding E3 ubiquitin-protein ligase Siah1-like isoform X5, producing MAINMNTFDVRRLIPPKVAYPLTENDSRLERHISKEFECPVCFNYIIPPIMMCINSHVICFDCWRRCISCPTCRYTLVKKSITRAWALERIHSLIAFPCKWEGCPYIASGPGRILHVNACRFYPTTCPLGNSYECSWKGIIGSLPEHLLQRHQKNVFLKSGITLRAASFTCSEKQEYTMVFIVNVYDLSFREHLQILLELQPTNLDKSQIRNDVHWKLKVMKSRVKRSEFEPFDAPQNSAGSPSFDVEYEELVSFCQGNHLDYQVIIEASSFEHTTSCNVI from the exons ATGGCAATCAATATGAACACTTTCGATGTAAGGCGGCTAATTCCTCCAAAA GTAGCTTATCCTTTAACAGAAAATGACAGCAGACTGGAAAGACACATATCAAAAGAATTCGAGTGTCCCGTATGTTTCAACTACATAATCCCcccaataatgatgtgtatCAACAGCCACGTAATTTGTTTCGATTGCTGGAGAAGGTGTATAAGTTGTCCGACTTGCCGGTACACCCT agTCAAAAAATCGATAACAAGAGCTTGGGCCCTGGAAAGAATCCACTCCCTTATAGCCTTTCCCTGCAAATGGGAGGGGTGCCCCTATATTGCCAGCGGCCCTGGTAGAATTTTGCACGTAAATGCGTGTAGGTTTTACCCCACAACCTGTCCATTGGGGAACAGCTATGAGTGTTCCTGGAAGGGTATAATAGGGTCCCTTCCAGAGCATTTACTACAGCGGCACCAAAAGAACGTTTTCTTAAAGTCAGGCATCACTTTAAGAGCTGCGTCCTTTACTTGCAGTGAAAAGCAGGAATATACTATGGTTTTCATTGTAAATG TGTATGACTTGTCCTTTAGAgaacatcttcaaattctacTGGAGCTACAACCTACAAATCTCGACAAAAGTCAAATTCGGAATGATGTTCATTG GAAGTTGAAAGTGATGAAATCTCGAGTGAAAAGGTCGGAGTTTGAGCCTTTTGATGCGCCACAAAATTCTGCGGGAAGTCCCAGTTTCGACGTTGAATATGAGgaattggtgagtttttgcCAAGGGAACCATTTGGACTATCAAGTTATCATTGAGGCTAGTTCCTTCGAACATACCACTAGTTGTAACGTTATCTAa
- the LOC136348960 gene encoding E3 ubiquitin-protein ligase Siah1-like isoform X4 produces MAINMNTFDVRRLIPPKVAYPLTENDSRLERHISKEFECPVCFNYIIPPIMMCINSHVICFDCWRRCISCPTCRVKKSITRAWALERIHSLIAFPCKWEGCPYIASGPGRILHVNACRFYPTTCPLGNSYECSWKGIIGSLPEHLLQRHQKNVFLKSGITLRAASFTCSEKQEYTMVFIVNENIFKFYWSYNLQISTKVKFGMMFIGNGNRILSHTFTVIFAKQFPISQNCRKLKVMKSRVKRSEFEPFDAPQNSAGSPSFDVEYEELVSFCQGNHLDYQVIIEASSFEHTTSCNVI; encoded by the exons ATGGCAATCAATATGAACACTTTCGATGTAAGGCGGCTAATTCCTCCAAAA GTAGCTTATCCTTTAACAGAAAATGACAGCAGACTGGAAAGACACATATCAAAAGAATTCGAGTGTCCCGTATGTTTCAACTACATAATCCCcccaataatgatgtgtatCAACAGCCACGTAATTTGTTTCGATTGCTGGAGAAGGTGTATAAGTTGTCCGACTTGCCG agTCAAAAAATCGATAACAAGAGCTTGGGCCCTGGAAAGAATCCACTCCCTTATAGCCTTTCCCTGCAAATGGGAGGGGTGCCCCTATATTGCCAGCGGCCCTGGTAGAATTTTGCACGTAAATGCGTGTAGGTTTTACCCCACAACCTGTCCATTGGGGAACAGCTATGAGTGTTCCTGGAAGGGTATAATAGGGTCCCTTCCAGAGCATTTACTACAGCGGCACCAAAAGAACGTTTTCTTAAAGTCAGGCATCACTTTAAGAGCTGCGTCCTTTACTTGCAGTGAAAAGCAGGAATATACTATGGTTTTCATTGTAAATG AgaacatcttcaaattctacTGGAGCTACAACCTACAAATCTCGACAAAAGTCAAATTCGGAATGATGTTCATTGGTAATGGAAACCGAATTCTTTCGCACACATTCACTGTAATTTTCGCCAAGCAGTTTCCAATATCACAAAATTGCAGGAAGTTGAAAGTGATGAAATCTCGAGTGAAAAGGTCGGAGTTTGAGCCTTTTGATGCGCCACAAAATTCTGCGGGAAGTCCCAGTTTCGACGTTGAATATGAGgaattggtgagtttttgcCAAGGGAACCATTTGGACTATCAAGTTATCATTGAGGCTAGTTCCTTCGAACATACCACTAGTTGTAACGTTATCTAa